CCAGAGGGTGACAGTGTTGCTGCTAGTTCGGTCATCCTAACATCTACTAGTAATCCAGTATTTGATTCTTTAGTAGGATTTGATTTTACAACCCTTTCTAATTTCGCTAACTCGTTTAATGTTAGTGGAAATAGTATAACGGCTGCACAATTTGCCACTGATTTTTTTGCTAATACCACCAATCTCAATCTGGAACTAAACTCACAAGAATTTGGAGATGACGATAGCCAAAATAACGGTTTGATTACTACCGCAGGAAACCCATTACAGGGTGTTTGTCCTGGTGAATGTATACAAACATCACAATTATTAGAGAGTAATTTAGGTCAAACTCAATTTGCTCCTACTTTTGAACCAATACCTGAACCTATCACTATTTTAGGTTCACTGACAGCTTTAGGATTTGCTACGATAATGAAAAGCACGAAAAATAATCCAGCCAAGAGATAGACTTAGTTCAGGAATCTCAGTTAATACCTGAGTCAGTGGGTTTTCCTACCTTTAAATCATTGCTCAGGTAGATGTCAATAGCATGACGAGTCTCACGCAGAGCTTTGTGATCAAAGTGTGGGGTAAACTGAATTTGTCCTGCGAGATTGAGAAGATTTTGCTGGCGACGCGATCACTGAAAGTGGCGCGCAAGGCGCGATCGCACAAGCTCTTGCAAAGCGAGTTTAATTAGTTCTTCTCGAGTAGTAATGTTGGTGAGTTGGAGGGCTTCACTGATAAGGGATTCGTCAAGATTGAGGGTAATTTGCATAGTGGTATAATAGCTCTTGAAGCAGTTCGTTTTAGTGTAGCTAAATCTTGTTAAAATTAGTTATTACCATAAAATTAAGCACAAAATTACTGTGAACAGCGACGAATTAGCGAAATATATTGAAGCTACAGATGGACTGAGTAAACCATGGTTACTGATTCAGTTGAGACTCAAAAAAATCACCGAAAATCGCCATAACCTCTCTGAGGAGGAATACATGGGCAAAATATCCGAAATTCACCAAGACTTAATGAATCTGGGTGAATGGTGGGTAGGTAGAGAAGAGGAACTTTTTGGTTAAGGACGGTGACCTGTCACAATATAGTTTACTCTCTGACCAATATTAGTGGCGTGATCCGCCATGCGTTCTAGGTGTCGAATTACCAAAGTCAGGAGTAAAATCGGCTCAATCGAGCCTTTGATATCTCTTTGATAAGCTAGTTGCTGATAGAGAAACTCATAGGCATCATCTACGATATCATCTAATTGTTTAACCTTTAATCCTGTGGTAGCATCCAAGTTAGCTAGAGCGCTCAAGCTAGTTGCCAACATATGTTGAGCGTGATGGGACATATTTTTGACTTGTTCCAAGCACGGATGAGGAGGATAGACAAAAAGCTTAACAGCAATTTCTGTCAGATCTTTAGCGTAGTCACCAATTCTTTCTAAATCTCTAACTAATTGCATCGAAGCGCTCAGTATACGCAAATCTTGAGCTATAGGTGCTTGTACGGTCATGATCGCCGCGCAATCTAACTCAATTTTACGATAGTAAGCGTCTATTTCCTTGTCTAATCTGATAACTTGTTCCGTCGCTTTTAAATGACCCTCAAATAGACATTGATGACTCAAACGAAAAGATTGTTCTACCAGAGTTCCCATGCGTAAAACATCCTGTTCCACTCGTCTTAGACAACGTTCAAGTGGAGTTGTTACACTGACATTTCTTTTATAGTAAGGATTGATCACGAAGGCTTTTAATAGGTAGCCAATAATAACAATTATAGCGCGGAGCCCACCTTAAAGGGGAAAGGGGAAAGGGGAAGGGGGAAAGGTTTAACCTCACTCCTAACAACTGCTTTATATCTTACTTTTTTTGAGGTAGAGTTAATTGTAGCCAAGCACCACCAGTTTCGGGGTGATTGTTCGCCTT
This genomic window from Gloeocapsa sp. PCC 73106 contains:
- the phoU gene encoding phosphate signaling complex protein PhoU, producing MINPYYKRNVSVTTPLERCLRRVEQDVLRMGTLVEQSFRLSHQCLFEGHLKATEQVIRLDKEIDAYYRKIELDCAAIMTVQAPIAQDLRILSASMQLVRDLERIGDYAKDLTEIAVKLFVYPPHPCLEQVKNMSHHAQHMLATSLSALANLDATTGLKVKQLDDIVDDAYEFLYQQLAYQRDIKGSIEPILLLTLVIRHLERMADHATNIGQRVNYIVTGHRP
- a CDS encoding PEP-CTERM sorting domain-containing protein — encoded protein: MTDNVLLKSIVSGAFLTVGSWLLSINTAEAATFRWSFSNVIGGINGTVSGTLEVPEGDSVAASSVILTSTSNPVFDSLVGFDFTTLSNFANSFNVSGNSITAAQFATDFFANTTNLNLELNSQEFGDDDSQNNGLITTAGNPLQGVCPGECIQTSQLLESNLGQTQFAPTFEPIPEPITILGSLTALGFATIMKSTKNNPAKR
- a CDS encoding type II toxin-antitoxin system VapB family antitoxin, with amino-acid sequence MQITLNLDESLISEALQLTNITTREELIKLALQELVRSRLARHFQ